A DNA window from Hordeum vulgare subsp. vulgare chromosome 1H, MorexV3_pseudomolecules_assembly, whole genome shotgun sequence contains the following coding sequences:
- the LOC123419616 gene encoding ankyrin-1-like isoform X3 — protein MDPAFREVTEKGNIISLQELVAAQPNIIYSTTKAEKNTALHIAASEGHTLFVHHLLLHAGMNMELMISQNNDGDTPLQLAVRAGHLEVVKHLIQYSGWARKINANLKEPAIMVNTKGNTPLHDALFHRQFKIAIKLLEGNPRCAQALNTEITNQVLTGSVSTIRTCMIALVHRIVLDDNIGTLEILLNNILGLVELTDSSGNNALHYATSNNRVSMVSMLLNKNPALACKKNTKEHTPLHIVAKYGFTESANELLKQCPDAIKVVDLDGRNALHIAIVNKKLSILKFLLKYKLPKEILNKQDNDGNTLLHHAARLQQGPSILWLLNDPRINSFMINKEGHTAWAYQIPIEIMDQALSNAIDREDMPGLLIFLAECPEGVYSVTPIRHTTLHLAASKGNDWFVHHVLLYTNRNVGFIISKNINGDTPLHLAVRAGHVKVVDHLIRYLAWAREIEPNLKLKEPLIMQGREGNTLLHEAVIHGWHDLVVSLLDHGKEVTWTATEEFIKEYHEYAGDVVSTHDVLLVISNDDGDTPLHLAVKSGNSVLVNMLIGRTKVMNLELTPQYAKGPIIMANKLGNTPLHNAVLQRKSDIALKLLEANPGCAHMSNAARQSPFYIAVRDGLTYVVKKIADQKMVVAFMSTQANPLHESVLGDNIRALEIVLNRYEELVELSDLLGNNALHYAAEKNNARIVSILLNKNHTLAYKQNNEKHTPLHIAAYYGSTEAAKELLKQFPDVIEMVDNMGRNALHIAAINDKVSVLELLLKYVLPKEIVNQQDRDGNTPLHHAGKLLRKQAALLLLNDRRVKPCLVNHDEDAAFSLSKSCLVNQDEDAVVSLSQRIGIERTYSKSKQLILTKQQPRPLQNRRTSPRMERKIVYSVLVVVATLISMATFAVTLTLPGGYNQQSGAAIVGHHQAFNILVICNTISMCSSTVVALCAFLWKDRAEARISYGVMLFGAKLLIVFSGLTMIMSMLTAIYLTIAPVLVAYVGVAIGAGVPLLVCLVVVLRKNLSIRSVFSIFERRRTETSGVERRNGR, from the exons ATGGATCCGGCGTTTAGGGAAGTGacggaaaaaggaaatataattagCCTACAAGAGCTCGTCGCTGCCCAACCCAACATAATTTACTCGACGACAAAGGCTGAGAAAAATACAGCACTTCACATCGCGGCGTCAGAAGGACACACTTTGTTTGTCCACCATTTGCTCCTCCATGCAGGCATGAATATGGAGCTCATGATCAGTCAAAACAATGATGGCGATACGCCACTGCAGCTGGCGGTGAGAGCTGGCCATCTAGAAGTGGTCAAGCACCTGATACAATACTCAGGGTGGGCAAGGAAAATCAATGCCAACTTAAAG GAGCCTGCCATAATGGTAAACACAAAAGGGAATACACCATTGCATGATGCACTGTTTCACCGTCAGTTCAAAATTGCAATAAAACTTTTGGAGGGCAACCCAAGATGCGCACAAGCATTGAACACGGAGATCACGAACCAGGTGTTGACAGGCTCTGTCTCAACAATTCGCACCTGTATGATTGCTCTGGTGCACCGGATTGTGTTGGATGATAACATAG GGACTTTGGAGATCTTACTGAACAATATTTTGGGGCTTGTGGAGTTAACAGACTCATCAGGGAACAATGCCCTGCACTATGCCACGTCGAACAACAGGGTTAGCATGGTATCCATGTTGCTCAACAAGAACCCCGCTCTGGCATGCAAGAAGAACACTAAGGAGCATACCCCTCTCCACATTGTTGCCAAGTATGGCTTCACAGAGTCTGCCAATGAGCTCTTGAAGCAGTGTCCTGATGCCATTAAGGTGGTGGATTTAGATGGGAGAAACGCTTTGCACATCGCAATCGTCAACAAAAAGCTGAGCATACTCAAGTTTCTTCTCAAGTATAAGCTGCCAAAGGAGATCTTGAACAAACAGGATAATGATGGCAACACACTGCTGCATCATGCTGCTAGGCTTCAACAGGGGCCGTCAATACTGTGGTTACTCAATGATCCGAGAATCAACTCATTCATGATTAACAAAGAAGGACATACTGCATGGGCCTACCAG ATCCCAATAGAAATCATGGACCAAGCATTGAGTAATGCAATAGACAGAGAGGACATGCCAGGGCTGCTAATTTTTCTTGCTGAATGTCCTGAAGGGGTTTATTCAGTGACACCCATAAGACACACGACCCTCCACCTCGCAGCATCAAAAGGAAATGATTGGTTTGTTCATCATGTGCTTCTCTATACGAACCGGAATGTGGGGTTCATCATCAGTAAGAATATTAATGGGGATACACCATTGCACCTGGCGGTGAGAGCAGGCCATGTGAAAGTGGTAGATCATTTGATACGCTACCTGGCATGGGCCAGGGAAATCGAGCCCAACTTAAAGTTAAAG GAGCCTCTGATAATGCAGGGCAGGGAAGGGAACACGCTGCTGCATGAGGCAGTGATACATGGTTGGCATGATCTGGTGGTCAGCCTGCTAGATCATGGCAAGGAGGTTACATGGACGGCTACTGAAGAATTCATCAAGGAGTACCACGAGTATGCTGGGGATGTTGTCAGTACACATGATGTACTCCTTGTCATTAGTAATGATGACGGGGACACACCGTTGCACCTTGCAGTTAAGTCTGGCAATTCCGTCCTTGTCAATATGCTTATCGGACGTACTAAAGTGATGAACCTGGAACTTACGCCACAATATGCAAAG GGTCCTATAATAATGGCAAATAAATTAGGTAACACCCCATTGCACAACGCAGTGTTGCAGCGAAAGTCGGATATTGCACTAAAGCTGCTGGAGGCCAACCCAGGATGCGCGCACATGTCGAACGCAGCAAGGCAGTCACCATTCTACATTGCTGTCAGGGATGGCCTTACATATGTTGTCAAGAAGATTGCTGACCAGAAGATGGTTGTGGCCTTTATGTCCACTCAGGCCAATCCTCTGCACGAATCCGTGTTGGGGGATAACATCC GAGCGCTGGAGATCGTGCTGAACAGATATGAGGAGCTTGTAGAGTTGTCAGACTTATTAGGGAACAATGCCCTGCATTACGCGGCGGAGAAGAATAATGCACGCATTGTATCCATATTACTCAACAAGAATCACACTCTAGCCTACAAACAGAATAATGAGAAGCATACTCCTCTCCACATAGCTGCTTATTATGGCTCCACAGAGGCTGCCAAAGAACTCTTGAAGCAGTTCCCTGATGTTATTGAGATGGTGGATAACATGGGACGAAACGCACTCCACATCGCGGCCATAAATGATAAGGTGAGTGTACTTGAATTGcttctcaagtatgtgctgccgaAGGAGATTGTGAACCAACAGGATAGGGATGGCAACACGCCGCTGCATCATGCTGGCAAACTCCTCAGGAAACAAGCCGCATTGCTGCTACTCAACGATCGGAGAGTCAAACCATGCCTGGTTAACCATGACGAAGATGCCGCGTTTTCCCTTTCTAAATCATGCCTGGTTaaccaagatgaagatgccgtggTTTCCCTTTCTCAGAGAATAGGAATAGAG CGAACTTACAGCAAAAGCAAGCAGCTGATACTGACAAAGCAACAGCCTCGACCTCTGCAGAACCGGCGAACAAGTCCACGCATGGAGCGCAAAATAGTTTACAGTGTACTTGTGGTTGTGGCCACCCTGATAAGCATGGCCACCTTTGCAGTCACACTCACCTTGCCTGGCGGTTATAACCAACAGTCAGGCGCTGCCATTGTTGGGCACCATCAGGCGTTCAATATACTCGTCATCTGCAACACCATTTCAATGTGTAGCTCAACTGTTGTTGCCCTGTGCGCTTTTTTGTGGAAGGATCGTGCGGAGGCAAGGATCAGTTACGGCGTTATGCTGTTTGGGGCCAAGTTGTTGATCGTCTTCTCTGGCCTCACGATGATCATGTCAATGTTGACTGCCATATACCTCACCATCGCACCAGTGTTGGTTGCCTATGTGGGGGTTGCCATTGGTGCCGGCGTTCCTCTCTTGGTGTGCCTGGTAGTGGTATTGCGGAAGAATCTGTCTATAAGGTCCGTGTTCAGTATCTTTGAACGGCGTAGAACTGAGACCTCAGGGGTAGAGAGGCGAAATGGCCGCTAG